DNA from Magnetospirillum sp.:
AAACCGCTGTTCGCGGTGTGCCTTGCGGCCTTCTTCCTTGGCGAAAAGGTGGGCCTGCCGCGCTGGCTCGCCACGTTCGTGGGCTTCTTGGGCGTGGCCCTCATCGTGCGGCCGGGCTCCTACGCATTCGAAGTCGCGCACATCGCAGCATTGCTGGGTGCCTTCTTCATCGCCGACGTCGTCGTCCTCGTGAAGAAGCTGCAGGGGAGCGAAAAGAACGCCACGATCATGGCCTATTTCGGCATCGTCACATCGCTCGCGAGCGTGGGCCCGGCGCTCTATGTTTGGCTCGCGCCGACCTTGTTCGAATTCGCACTGCTCGTCGGCATTGCGGTGGCGGCCACGCTCGGGCAGTGGATGGCCTTGCGCGCCTACCGCGCCGCCGACGCGTCGGCCGTGGTGCCGTTCGACTATCTGCGGCTCGTGTTCTCGATCCTATTCGGCTGGGCGATCTTCGCCGAAGTGCCGGACCGCTGGACGCTTGCGGGCACTTGCGTGCTGATCGCGGCCACGGCCTATATCGCCTTTCGCGAAATCCGCATGGGCCGCAAGCCCAGCCTGGGCGGCGGCTGATGGGCGCGCGTTTTTTTCGATGGGTGCGAAGCCTGCCCGGCAATGCGCGCGGCTGCCTGTGGGCGATCGCGGCGATGCTGGCCTTCGGCAGCATGGAAGCGATCATCAAACATCTGGGTGCGGCGATGCATCCGATGCAGATCGTGTTTTTCCGCTGCCTGTTCGCCTTCGCGACGATCGCCCCCGTCGTGCTTGCCGTCGGCGGCATTGCGCACGTCGCCACGCGGCGCTTGGGTGCTCATTTCGCGCGCACGATCTTGGGCTTCAGCGCCATGGCCACCGGCTTCTTCGCGATCACGCAGATGCCGCTTGCCGATGCCGTGGCCTTGGGTTTCGTGCGGCCGCTGTTCCTCGTCTTGCTCGCCGTGCTGTTCTTGGGCGAGCAAGTGCGCTGGCGGCGTTGGACCGCCACGGCCGTCGGCTTCGCAGGGGTGGTCGTGATGGTGCAGCCCGGTGCGGAAGGCCTCAACCCCTACGCATTCGTGGCGCTGTTCAGTGGCTTCCTCGTGGCTTGCGTTTCGGTCGCACTCAAACGGCTCAGCGAAACCGAAACCGCGGAAACCACCGTGTTCTGGTTCGCAGCCATGTCGACCGTGCTGGCGGCGGGTCCGGCCTGGCTCGTGTGGCGCACGCCCACGGCGGCCGAATGGCCGTTCCTGGTCGGCCTCGGCATTCTCGGGTCGCTCGGCCAGTATTTCATCGTGCGCGCCTATCGCGTCGCCGAAGCCACGGCAGTCGATCCGATGGACTACGGGCGCCTGATCCTCGCCGCCGCGATCGGCGTGCTTGTCTTCGGCGAAACGCTCGAGACGCACACGCTGGTGGGGGCTGCGATCATCGCCGCCAGCACCTTCTATATCGCAAGGCGCGAGGCCAAGCTCACCAAACGGCCGTAAGGGCGAGCGCCAAGGCCAGCACTACGAGGGCCGACAAAGCGCGGCGCAGCGCCAAGTACCAGAGCGGAAAGCGGCCTTCGGCGGCCGCGCGCAAATCGACCGCAAAGGCCGCCCAGAACCCGACGATCAGCAGAATGAGGGCCGGAGCCGCCTCCATCCATGTCGCGGCGAGCCAGCCGAGCAAAGCGGGGGCCACGCTCCAGCCGAGCACGTTCCAGTTCTGCTGGGCGGGGTCGGCAAGGGCGCGGCCCCAATGCACGGCCCCCAGAAACGAAAGGATCGCGGCCGCGTAGTTCAGCAGCACGGCCGTGGCAGCGGCTTCGGCATCGCCGTTCCACAGCGCAAAAACGCAGCCATAGAACGGCAGCAAACCGCCGAACCCCAGCCACAATGCCGGACGCGGAACCAGATTCAGCGAAAAGGCAGACATTGGCGACCTTGCGGGAATCCGCTAGAGGAACAGGGACCCGAACCTGACGCGTCGGCGCAAAGGAATCAAGCCATGGACATCAAAGGCCAAGCAGCGATCGTAACCGGCGGCGGCTCCGGCCTCGGCGAAGGGACCGCGCGCGCACTCGCAGCAGCCGGCGCCAAAGTCGCGGTGCTCGATATCAACCACGAAGCCGCCGCCCGCGTCGCCGGCGAAATCGGCGGCATGTCCATCGCCTGCGACGTGGTATCGGCCGCATCGGCGGAAGCGGCGATCGCGCAAGCACGCAGCGCGCACGGGGCCGCACGCCTGCTGGTGAATTGTGCGGGCATTGCACCCGCCGCCCGCATCGTCGGCAAAGACGGGCCGATGGCGCTCGATGCGTTTCGGCGCACGATCGAGATCAATTTGATCGGCACCTTCAACATGATGCGCCTTGCAGCGTCCGACATGCAGACCCTCGCCCCCAACGCGGACGGCGAGCGCGGCCTCATCGTGATGACCGCCTCGGTCGCCGCCTTCGACGGCCAGATCGGCCAGGCGGGCTATGCGGCCTCAAAGGGCGGGGTTGCGGCTCTCACGCTGCCCGCCGCACGCGAATTCGCGAAGACCGGCATCCGCGTGATGAGCATTGCCCCCGGCCTTTTCGGCACGCCGATGCTGCTCGGCATGCCGCAAGCGCTGCAGGACAGCCTCGCATCCCAAGTGCCGTTCCCCACACGGTTCGGCAGGCCCGACGAATACGCGGCCTTGGTGCTGCACATGCTCGCCAACCCGATGCTGAACGGCGAAACGATCCGCCTCGACGGGGCGATCCGCATGGGCCCCAAATAGATGCCGCTGCAAAATCGCGTCACGCCGTTTTCGACGATCCAGGCCGATCCGGCGCGCGGCATGTTTATGGGCAATCGCGGCTGCCTGCATGGCGAGCACCGCAATCTCGAGGTCGAACATACGCGCGAGAAACGCTGGCTCGTGTGCCTCACGAGCTTCAAAGGCCGCAAGCGGCGCATCATGCAGCCCGGCCACTACACCGAGCTGTTCTTCCTCGACGAAGCGACCGCACTCGCCGCCGGCCACCGCCCGTGTGCGGAATGCCGCCGCCAAGCCTACGATCTTTTCTTAAAACTCTATCCCGGCAGACGTGCGAACGCCGAAACGCTCGACAAATATCTGGCATCCGACCGCCTGCGCCCGTGGCCCGCGACTTTCAGCGAACTGCCCGAGGGGGCGATGTTCGCGATCGACACAGAGGCCTTTGTCAAATGGCGCGGCAAAGCCTGGCGCTGGCACCACGCCGGCTATACGCCCGCCGAAATTCCGACGGGCACGGTCGAAGTCCTCACGCCCGAGGGCACGGTCGCAGCCTTGGCCGCCGGCTACAAACCGGTCGTGCATGCGAGTGCGAGGTGAACCTCACGCGATTGCGTCGATGAATTTGGCCATTTCGACATCAAGGGCCGACAGGCCGCCCGCATCGTGGGTCGCGAGCACGATGTCGACCTTGTTGTAGACGTTGAACCATTCGGGGTGGTGGTCCATCGCCTCGGCCTTCAATGCCACGCGCGTCATGAAGGCGAAGGCCGCGTTGAAGTCGACGAATTTGAAGGATTTGGCGATCGCGTCGCGGCCCGGCAATTCGCTCCAGCCCGAAAGCGCGCCGAGGGCGGCGGTGCGCGCAGGCCCCGTGAGTTTTTCGGCCATTTTCCTCGATCCTCCTTGGCATATGTTGGCAGCCGCAACATTAGCTTGATAAGGTCCGCCCCTGCCATGGAACACAAGCCCCATCTGCCGCCCGATCTCGCCGAAATCGAACGGCTTGCCGAACAGGCACTCGCCACGATCCCGGCGGAGCTGCGCCGCCACGTCGAAAACGTGGTGCTGCGCATCGAGGATTTCTGCGACGCCGAGACCGAAAAAGAGATGGAGCTCGAAAGCCCGTTCGAGCTCATGGGCCTCTATCGCGGCATAGACATGCTGCGCGAGTCGGTCGCAACCGTGCGCACGTCACCCGACATGATCTTCCTCTATCGCCGTCCGCTGCTCGACTACTGGTGCGAAACCGGCGAAGACCTCTATACGCTCGTGCGCCACGTGATGATCCACGAGATCGGCCACCATTTCGGCTTCTCGGACGACGACATGGAAGAACTGGAAAGACGCAGCGAATGACCGCCGATTCCGACCAGACAGCCACCGGCAACGGCCAGACCTTCCAAACGCTCGCCCCAAGCGATCATGCGCTTATCGATGCGGCCCGCGAGGCGATCGCCAGGCTCTATGCCGAAAACCGCCATCATATCGGGGCGGCCTTGCGCACACGCACTGGCCGCATCTACACGGCCGTGCATCTCGATACCTATGTGGGCCGCGCCTCGGTCTGCGCGGAGGCCGTTGCAGTCGGCCGAGCCCTCGCCGACGGCGAAAGCGAGATCGACATGATTGTCTCGGTGCGCCATCCGCGCCCGTCCGAGGCCGACCGCACGATCCGCATCGTGAGCCCGTGCGGCATTTGCCGCGAGCTGCTGTCGGACTTCGCGCGCGGCTGTCGAGTCGTGGTTCCGGGCGAAGAAGGGGCGGTCGCGGTACCGGTCGACGAGCTGTTGCCCCGCAAATATTCCGTACCCAAAAGCCGGAATCCGCGGCAATAGAGAATTTTCCAATGTTTACAAATTCTTATGACGCACCCCTCAGTTGACCGTTTAATGAAGATGGGTTATTATCCATCATAACGCTTCGATATTGTGTACCGGGCGAATCTGCCTTAATTGATTCGGCAGGCAACCGGGTATGCCGTGAGAAAGCGTCGGGCATTCGCCGGTCGCAATTTGCAACGCAAAACCGGCTTAGAACACAGGCAACGAGCAATGTTCGGCCGCCAGAGGAACGCAATGCCGCTACCACCGAAAATGGGAGGCCCCGCCAAACCGGGTGCTGCAGCTCCCGCCAAATTGCCGATCGGTACGATGGTCGTCACGGGCCAGACATGCCCCGAGAGCGGAATTTGGGAAAGCCAGGGAACGCCGTCGGGCCGCTCCTCCTTCCCGAGGGGTACACGCATGCCCGCCTACGACAAGAAATCCTGCGTCTGGAAACTCGTTCGTTATCCCTAAGAGTGGACCCGTCGCCATGCGGCTTTTTGCGATCGCGATTCTGGCGCTGACATTGACGATGGCAGGTGCGGCCATGATGTCGGAAGACACGGCCGCCCGCGCTGGCGCTTCGGCGCAAGCCGCAACCGAATAACAACGACGGCTCTCCGGCGCGCGTTACTTGCGCGCCACCATCAGCTTTTTGATTTCCGCGATCGCCTTGGCCGGGTTTAGGCCTTTGGGGCACGTCTTCGTGCAGTTCATGATCGTGTGGCAGCGATAGAGGCGGAACGGATCTTCGAGATTGTCGAGCCGTTCGCCCGTGGCTTCGTCGCGGCTGTCGGCGATCCAGCGATAGGCCTGCAGCAACACCGCCGGCCCCAAATACCGGTCGCCATTCCACCAATAGCTCGGGCACGAGGTCGTGCACGAGAAGCACAAAATGCATTCCCACATGCCGTCGAGCTTGGCGCGCTCTTCGGGGCTCTGCAGCCGCTCGCGGTCGGGCGGCGGCGTTTCGCTCTTGAGCCACGGCTCGATCGAGCGCAGCTGCGCATAGGCTTGCGTGAGGTCCGGCACCAGGTCCTTGACCACCGGCATGTGCGGTAGCGGATAGATTTTGACGTCGCCTTCGCACTCCGCGATGGGCTTCGTGCAGGCGAGCGTGTTGGTGCCGTCGATGTTCATCGCACACGAGCCGCACACGCCCTCGCGGCACGAGCGGCGGAAGGTGAGCGTGCTGTCGGTCTCGTTCTTGATCTTGATGAGCGCGTCCAAGACCATCGGTGCGGTCTTGTCGAGATCGAGCGTGTAGGTATCGACGCGCGGATTGGCGCCCGTGTCCGGGTCCCAGCGGTAGATCTTGAAATTCTTGGTGCGCTTCGCACCCTCGGGCGACGGCCACTTCTTGCCGTCATGCACCTTGGAATTTGCGGGCAGTGTGAACTCGGCCATCGATCTTAACCCCTCAATACACGCGCGCTTTGGGCGGGAAGGCCTGGACTTCGTTGGTCAGCGACGTCAGCACGACCGGGCGGTAGCCCATCGTCGCCTTGCC
Protein-coding regions in this window:
- a CDS encoding DMT family transporter — encoded protein: MGARFFRWVRSLPGNARGCLWAIAAMLAFGSMEAIIKHLGAAMHPMQIVFFRCLFAFATIAPVVLAVGGIAHVATRRLGAHFARTILGFSAMATGFFAITQMPLADAVALGFVRPLFLVLLAVLFLGEQVRWRRWTATAVGFAGVVVMVQPGAEGLNPYAFVALFSGFLVACVSVALKRLSETETAETTVFWFAAMSTVLAAGPAWLVWRTPTAAEWPFLVGLGILGSLGQYFIVRAYRVAEATAVDPMDYGRLILAAAIGVLVFGETLETHTLVGAAIIAASTFYIARREAKLTKRP
- a CDS encoding 4a-hydroxytetrahydrobiopterin dehydratase, giving the protein MGLVFHGRGGPYQANVAAANICQGGSRKMAEKLTGPARTAALGALSGWSELPGRDAIAKSFKFVDFNAAFAFMTRVALKAEAMDHHPEWFNVYNKVDIVLATHDAGGLSALDVEMAKFIDAIA
- a CDS encoding DMT family transporter, with the protein product MVLPNRNLEGALWMIGAGAVFSLQGVAVKELGARLDVFQIAFVRCFFGLLVTLPFVLRGGTGLFLTGRPALHVMRALAGVSGMFCGMYAIAHLPLADAVAISFAKPLFAVCLAAFFLGEKVGLPRWLATFVGFLGVALIVRPGSYAFEVAHIAALLGAFFIADVVVLVKKLQGSEKNATIMAYFGIVTSLASVGPALYVWLAPTLFEFALLVGIAVAATLGQWMALRAYRAADASAVVPFDYLRLVFSILFGWAIFAEVPDRWTLAGTCVLIAATAYIAFREIRMGRKPSLGGG
- a CDS encoding SDR family NAD(P)-dependent oxidoreductase, which translates into the protein MDIKGQAAIVTGGGSGLGEGTARALAAAGAKVAVLDINHEAAARVAGEIGGMSIACDVVSAASAEAAIAQARSAHGAARLLVNCAGIAPAARIVGKDGPMALDAFRRTIEINLIGTFNMMRLAASDMQTLAPNADGERGLIVMTASVAAFDGQIGQAGYAASKGGVAALTLPAAREFAKTGIRVMSIAPGLFGTPMLLGMPQALQDSLASQVPFPTRFGRPDEYAALVLHMLANPMLNGETIRLDGAIRMGPK
- a CDS encoding metallopeptidase family protein, which encodes MEHKPHLPPDLAEIERLAEQALATIPAELRRHVENVVLRIEDFCDAETEKEMELESPFELMGLYRGIDMLRESVATVRTSPDMIFLYRRPLLDYWCETGEDLYTLVRHVMIHEIGHHFGFSDDDMEELERRSE
- a CDS encoding DUF3429 domain-containing protein; protein product: MSAFSLNLVPRPALWLGFGGLLPFYGCVFALWNGDAEAAATAVLLNYAAAILSFLGAVHWGRALADPAQQNWNVLGWSVAPALLGWLAATWMEAAPALILLIVGFWAAFAVDLRAAAEGRFPLWYLALRRALSALVVLALALALTAVW
- a CDS encoding succinate dehydrogenase iron-sulfur subunit; protein product: MAEFTLPANSKVHDGKKWPSPEGAKRTKNFKIYRWDPDTGANPRVDTYTLDLDKTAPMVLDALIKIKNETDSTLTFRRSCREGVCGSCAMNIDGTNTLACTKPIAECEGDVKIYPLPHMPVVKDLVPDLTQAYAQLRSIEPWLKSETPPPDRERLQSPEERAKLDGMWECILCFSCTTSCPSYWWNGDRYLGPAVLLQAYRWIADSRDEATGERLDNLEDPFRLYRCHTIMNCTKTCPKGLNPAKAIAEIKKLMVARK
- a CDS encoding cytidine deaminase — its product is MTADSDQTATGNGQTFQTLAPSDHALIDAAREAIARLYAENRHHIGAALRTRTGRIYTAVHLDTYVGRASVCAEAVAVGRALADGESEIDMIVSVRHPRPSEADRTIRIVSPCGICRELLSDFARGCRVVVPGEEGAVAVPVDELLPRKYSVPKSRNPRQ